From the genome of Oncorhynchus masou masou isolate Uvic2021 chromosome 15, UVic_Omas_1.1, whole genome shotgun sequence:
AGTGGGTGCGATAGGCAAGCCGGATGTCAAAGTTTCCGTGGACCTCACAGTCACCCAAGGTAAGCTCCACTTGAATGTACATTTTTGACCTTACACTACTTTTTGTATTGCATAATTTCTGTCAAAAGTCTGCGGAAAGGTAGCATATTACATCAGTAATAATATTGTATATCTTTTCCATCAGGCTCTCCTGATCTGTCAGTGGTTGATGAGCTGGTATCTGTTGAGGAGGGGGGCAGTGTCAGTGTACAGTGTCTCTACAGTGACACACTCAGAGGCAAAGAGAAGAAGTGGTGCAGGAGTGGGGACCGGCATTCctgtcagacacagacagatactagCCAGAATGCATCTGTTGTGATCATTGATGGCAAGAGGGGAGTGTTCAATGTGACAATGAAAGAACTAGAGAAGAAAGATGCAGGCTGGTATTGGTGCTCTGTTGGAGACCTACAGGCTGCAGTTCATATCAATGTCACTCAGAGATCCACAGCACACAGGAACACTGCAGGTCAGTTGATGCTGGTAGAGTGAAGCACTGTTACACTGTAGTTTGTTTGCACCACCTTATGCTTGTGCTGTAGTATTCTGTTGAAGCTTTGTTTCTTCATCAATGAGAACATTGTTATACTGAAAACACCAACACTGAAGTTGATATTTGCAGTATTATTTCAGAAGCAAAATAAGGTTCTTTTTTGTTTCATTTCTGACTTCCTACCCATGTTTCCTTCCACAGAAGCAGTGACTACTCCAACGCTGCCCATGTTACACTCCGCATTCTGGACATTCACAGACTCCACAGCTACCTCTGCCTCAAAGACAAACCCTTCCGCCACAGTAGACTCTGCTCTGACAACATCCTCATATGGCTCTGCAACTCCATATCCATCTGTCTCAGTTCCATACATCACAATCcattcttccacactgacttctTCACTAACAACAGCACAACCTACATGCTGTCCTTCTACCGAATTTACATCTTCTAACAAGAAAATCAGGTATGTTTTGATTGATACTCAAAGAATTCTATTCAAAGTTCACTATTTTTGCTGCATCACTTCTATGCTTTGCCACAAGATGTCACCCTCTGTATGAAAATTGATTTACATGTGAGTCAAGTTACGGCTTCTAACTTGTGCTGCTTCCTCAAATTACAACTTTTCTTTTTGTTACCATTATTTGATCATGATTTTATGTTATTTTCAATTTTAGAAACCTGCCCTGGCATGCTACTATTCTCATTGTGTTGGCCATGGTGttgttggttattgttgttatgGCTGCAGTCAACATCTATAGATCTTCCAGGAATAGTAAGTGCTCTTCTCCTTCAACTTTATCATTTCTCTTTTGGctccaaaataaataaataaatttttAGTGTGTTTTCTTGGGAACATACTGTTTCCTTTTTTAACCTGACCATTTGATCACTGTTATAAAGCTACCCCATCCCTTGACTTGTCTCTCTCTTATCTCCTGTCAGATATCAGACTTGTGGAAGGAGAGATGACTGAGCTGGTGATAAATCAAGATCAATGATATCAATTAAAAGAGcctaaaaatacattttgatcaTAAAAATTACTGTAAGTTTTCTTTAATATCAACCAAAATAATCACATGTACAGTAAATGTATTGTAGATAGAGAACAGAGAAAAAATGCATGAAACATTAAACAATTTCAGTAGATTATTCCGTTGTGGCTGCAAACCATTCAAATGAATTGTCATCATaagagcacacatacacacaaatagaTATCATGTGTAATTAGCTAACGTTACAAAACAAATCAATAACTGAATTAAAAGTTCAGGAAAAAGCAATGTGACTACACATTATTGTACAATAGCATTCATCTTTAGGTTAGGTTTGTATCTTTATAACAGAACTGAAAGAGCTATAAACATTTGAAGATGTCTTTCAAAAACCTGACATACTGGAGACTAAGATGATCGAATGGATCCTAAAACAGACTGCATCCCTAGGTGAGGGGGATTAAAATGATTAAAATGACACACACATTGTCATGTTCCGTTAATTTTGTACATTAAATGAAGAATAAATACAAATGCAGAGATGTTGATTTACCTGTTTCCTGTTTTCCTTAGAGTTCTTTCCTGTTTTTGTCTGACATAAATAGTGTGTTAAATTTCACTTCAATAAGTCAATAAGTATAATCTAATCATACATGGTCATTTTTCACAAGATATTTGGACTCAACGATTTAAGTGATAAAAATACGTAGCACTTACTTTGGTAGTCTCTCATCACCAGAGCTGCTAGGATGGTGCATGCCAAAAATAGCAGGCCAACAGCACCTTTCAGCAGAATATCCAGATATCTCTCCCAGTCCCAACTAGCAAAcctaaaaaaaatttaaaaaaatttgCTTATCTGTTACAGTATATCTACACTAATGAATAAAAAAGCAATAGTTTCACCTCCACCTTGAGTTATCATCCTCTGCTGCTCTCAGAGTCAAGACAAAAGGGAAAGTAATCAGATTCATGGTTGGAGGAGATATTGCTGTGAGGGGAAGGACATTTGAATCATTGATTTGTGTAGCAAGCATCACATGCAGAGCACTTGTAAATGAAATATAAacaagtattattattattgttatcataattattattattctcTTGTTTCAATAAATGTCTCTTGAAAATGAAAGATGTACAAGGTACAATGGTCTTTTGTCTGCATTATTTGGATTCTGAAGGGGGCTACAAAGCCTTAAATGTGAGTGATAGTGAATCTGTGACAGTCTATCAGCTTACATGCGTTAGATGCATTGAGGACTGAGATGTACACCGGGATCTGCTTGTCTCCTGCCATGCACCAGTACCAGTCATATCGTTCATCTCCAGATGTCTCATCGTCACAGTGAAGGTGCGACTCCATGTATCGATGATCAAATCCATGCGGTCCTGAGACGCCCGCTCTCCCTCTGCAGTCAAGCAGGAGCTCCAGTTCCCTGCAGGTTTCCCGTTCCAACACCACATCTTCTCACTGTCATCCATGATGTCACTGTAGAGACACTCGGCACACAGCATTATCATTGTCATCACTTAGATACAGTACTTCCTGTGAAATTCCTGtgaaattaacaaaaaaaactgcTATGGTCCAACATGTGATAATAAAAAGGACCCACGAGTTTTGTCGGTAACACTAGTAGGTTGGTTGTAGAATACCAAGTTCTAGTAGCTGCTTGACCACTCTATTTTGAGTGCCTGAGAATATTGGATTTCAAGGTTTCCCGATGTGAGCAGAAACAAATATCAATAGTGCTACTGCTCAATTTGTTTTCCATTTGCAGGTCCACCTGTGTCTCTGGCGACTCAAATTATTATTTCCAAGTGAACAGAACATGGTTTGAGGCCTGACCATTTCTGGTTGTTTAGGAAAATGCTGCTTGTTTTGCTTATGACAATATCGAGAGCATACTGACACGGCAACTCAGCCACTGACCGCAAGGCTCTATAGCTGTCAGACTGGTCAATAGCTTTtacccccagaccaccaggctgctgaatagctACCACTAGGCAGCTACCTGCTCCCCCCCTCCCAACAGATATTTACCCTGCCCCCACCCCCAATGGATATGTATCATTGTTACAGTTGTTAAAAAcagtatatatacaaaagtatgtactACAGACGCCGCTACAGATTAGCTGATTCAGCTATTTCAGTATGTAgacctccccccacacacactgttcactctatcaattaggttagtactgtggagcaactaaactcagcaaaaaaataaatgtcctctcactgtcaacgtgtttattttcagcaaacttaacgtgtgtaaatatttgtatgaacataacaagattcaacaactgagacattaactgaacaagttccacagacatgtgacttacagaaattgaataatgtgtccctgaacaaaggggggttaAAATCAaaaataacagtcagtatctggtgtggccaccagctgcattaagtactgcagtgcatctcctcctcatggactgcaccagatttgccagttcttgctgtgagatgttaccccactcttccaccaaggcatctgcaagttcccggacatttctggggggaatggccctagccctcactctccgatccaacaggtcccaggcgtgctcaatgggattgagatccgggctcttcactggccatggcagaacactgacattcctgtcttgcaggaaatcacatacagaacgagcagtatgactggtatcattgtcatactggagggtcatgtcaggatgagcctgcaggaagggtaccccACGAGGGAGGAGGACGTCTTCCCTGTagcgcacagcattgagattgcctgcaatgacaacaagcccagtccgatgatgctgtgacacaccgccccagaccatgacggtccctccacctccaaatcgatcccaatcCAGAGTACAGGcgtcggtgtaacactcattcctttgacgataaacacgaatccgaccatcacccctggtgagacaaaaccacggctcgtcagtgaagagcaccgtTGCCAGCCCTGTCTGGttcagcaacggtgggtttgtgcccataggcgacgttgtttccGGTgaggtctggtgaggacctgccttacaacaggcctaaaagacctcagtccagcctctctcagcctattgcggacagtctgagcactgatggagggattatgcgttcctggtgtaactcgggcagttgttgttgccatcctgtacctgtatcacaggtgtgatgtgtggtggtTAAGTTCTTTAcaatcaaatgaggagagacaaacttatcacacaagtcagagttatacttcaACTAAATCTTTAATAGTGAGTACTTTGCAATAGCGATGGCTTGTCGACGCATCACCGTCTCTGATGATCCGTTGAGAGCAACGAGACAAAAGTACAAaggtcttttatagccaagatacacccctttcaACCTACATGATGAACAACAGATAtatagaatgggtcacaaggttaagatctGTATGAAAGATACCTATAATACatagcagacagtatctgctATGTCAACAGTTTTCATTGTATAGACCAGTATCTGGCCCTGAGACTCCAAACTGgaaccatctctccctggtacggTATAAACAGAAAACATTAACCTATgctctggaatgctctttaggtGTTATCACCCAAACGACATCgtaaatctcctgtcagtgttatctcccagaggcccatcctcagtagaacacacaaaCAATAGTTAAGAATAGTCTATTCTGTTgaaataaaacaaccatttgatgcaataaaagcATTATAACATAATATGGCAAATTTGCCACCAtagatgttcggatgtaccaatcctgtgcaggtgttgttacacgtggtctgccactgcgaggatgatcagctgtccattctgtctccctgtagcgctatcctaggcatctcacagtacggacattgcaatttattgccccggccacatctgcagtcttcatgcctaaggcacattcacgcagatgagcagggaccctgggcatctttcttttgatgtttttcagagtcagtagaaaggcctctttagtgtccgaagttttcataactgtgaccttaattgccgaCTGTctctaagctgttagtgtcttaatgacctttccacatgaattgtttatggttcattgaacaagcatgggaaacagtgtttaaaccctttacaatgaagatctgtgaagttacttggatttttatgaattatctttgaaagacagggtcctgaaaaagggaagtttctttttttgctgagtttcgaATGTttctgatccatcctcagttttctcctatcacagccattctaAACCAagatagcagtcagacgtcctttgtcctcgtcttgtcatGTCCCgtgtaaatatatatttacatctttcttcgcatatcttttatatATTTTAATTTCCAAAAAGTCAACTTCAAAACGCTCTCctgcaatcaaatcaaatctgaaatccacaatagaagctagccagaagctagccaagaagctagccagacgctaaccagaagctagccagaagctagccagcagctaaccagaagctaaccagaaactagacagaagctagccagaagctaaccagaagctagccagaagctagccattttactggctaacgttagtattcagctaaccacggtttgtggtcatcagctgtcctttagctcgaaaagctatcgccagttttgtacaaaGCGACTCACACcagaacataccggacctattttacTCTCCATTtccccggatttcaaccgcaagctctggacatttacacctggatcttgcagctagctagctgctatccgtgtgacttttggcttacgtcgatcccggagcaaacatcaattattccggagctagccagctgaagagttccatcagccactcctgggctacaatcacctatttggacccgttttactgccgatgcggagccccaccgggccttcacgagTGGAAaaccgacgttatctgcccgagggagttatcgaACTGTCCCCTCCGTAGTGACATTACCTGAACGGCCATCTGCagcccgctaatcgttagctctcttatcggctgctatctgaataggtctatcggacaatttttcttgggtcactatatctattttgccaatttGATTGATCCCATCTACCActcggaaccccactaatctaccgacaGAAACGTACGAGGTGGCttaaaacagacctccatcctatgctagcttgctactgatggctcggctagctgtctgaatcgccatgaccccaaccaacctcactactcactggacccttatgatcactcgactaagcatgcctctccttaatgtcaatatgccttgtccattgctgttctggttagtgtttattggcttatttcactgaatagcctctagccctgctcattataccttatccaacctttcagttccaccacccacacatcacctggtttcaatgatgtttctagagacaatatctctctcatcatcactcaatatctAGGTtcacctccactgtattcacatcctaccctacctttgtctgtacattatgccttgaagctattttatcgcccacagaaacctccttttactctctgttctggatgttctagacgaccaattctcatagcttttagccgtacccttatcctactcctcctctgttcctctggtgatgtagaggtgaatccaggccctgcagtgccgagctccactcctattccccaacattttcagacaagatagaatggccaaagggggtggtgttgcaatctactgcaaagatagcctgcagagttctgtcctactatccgggtctgtacccaaacaatttgaacttctacttttaaaaatccacctccttaaaaacaagtctctcatcgttgccgcctgctatagaccaccctctgcccccagctgtgctctggacaccatatgtgaactgattgccccccatctatcttcagagcttgtgctgctaggcgacctaaactggaacatgcttaacaccccagccatcctacaatctaagcttgattccctcaatctcacacaaattataaatgaacctaccaggtaccaccccaaagccgtaaacacgggcaccctcatggatatcatcctaaccaacttgccctctaaatacacctctgctgttttcaaccaaaatctcagcaatcactgcctcatatatcaatgatgttgctcttgctgcgggcgattccctgatccacctctacacagacgacaccattctgtatacttccggcccgtccttggacactgtgctatctaacctccaaacgagcttcaatgccatacaacactccttccgtggcctccaactgctagtaaaaccaaatgcatgcttttcaaccgtttgctgcctgcacccgcatgcccgactagcatcaccaccctggatggttccgacctagaatatgtggacatctataagtacctaggtgtctggctagactgtaaactctccttccagactcatatcaaacatctccaatctaaaatcaaatctagagtcggctttctattccgcaacaaagcctccttcactcacgccgccaaacttaccctagtaaaactgactattctaccgatcctcgacttcgacgatgtcatctacaaaatagcttccaatactctactcagcaaactggatgcagtttatcacagtgccatccgttttgttactaaagcaccttataccacccaccactgcgacctgtatgctctagtcggctggccctcgctacatattcgtcgccagacccactggctccaggtcatctacaagtccatgctaggtaaagctccgccttatctcagtttaatggtcacgatggcaacacccacccgtagcacgcgctccagcaggtgtatctcactgatcatccctaaagccaacacctcatttggccgcctttcgttccagttctctgctgcttgtGAACGAAtggcaaaaatcgctgaagttggagacttttatctcactcaccaacttcaaacatctgctatctgagcagctaaccgatcgctgcagctgtacatagtctatcggtaaatagccaacccaattttacctacctcatccccatactgtttatatttatttacttttctgctcttttgcacaccaatatttccacctgtacatgaccatctgatcatttatcactccagtgttattctgcaaaattgtaattattcgcctacctcctcatgccttttgcacacaatgtatatagactctcttttttttctactgtgttattgacttgttaattgtttactccatgtgatgtctgttcacactgctatgctttatcttggccaggtcgcagttgcaaatgagaacttgttctcaactagcctacctggttaaataaaggtgaaataaaaataaaaaataaaattgccttcatccgtaatgggtcagcggtcaaacgacctccactcatcactgtcaaacgctccctgaaacacttcagcgagcgggcctttctaatcgacctggccagggtatcctggaaggatattgatctcatcccgtcagtagaggatgcctggttgtttaaaaaaatgccttcctcaccatcttaaataagcatgccccattcaagaaatttagaaccatgaatagatatagcccttggttctctccagacctgactgctcttaaccaacacaaaaacatcctatggtgttctgcattagcatcgaacagcccccatgatatgcaacttttcagggaagctagaaaccaacatacacaggcagttagaaaagccaaggctagctttttcaagcagaaatttgattcctgcaacacaaactcaaaaaaattctgggacactgtaaagtccatggaaaataagaacacctcctcccagctgcccactgctttgaggataggaaactctgtcaccaccgataaatccactataattgagaatttcaataagcatttttctacggctggccatgcattccacctggctacatttacatttaagtcatttagcagacgctcttatccagagcgacttacaaattggtgaattcaccttctgacatccagtggaacagccactttacaatagtgcatctaaatcattaagggggggtggtgagaaggattacttatccagTGCTGTtgacccctaccccggtcaacagcactgaaccccccacagcaactcgtccaagccttccccatttctccttctcccaaatccagtcagctgatgttctgaaagagctgcaaaatctggacccctacaaatcagccgggctagacaatctggaccctttctttctaaaattatctgccaaaattttTGCaccccctattactagcctgtttaaCTTCTCCTTCGTGTTgtttgagattcccaaagattgtaaATTAGCTgtggtcatccctctcttcaaggggggggggacactcttgacccaaactgctacagacctatatatatcctaccctgcctttctaaggtcttcgaaagccaagtcagcaaacagattaccgaccatttcgaatcccaccataccttctccgctatgcaatctggtttcagagctggtcatgagtgcacctcagccacgctcaaggtcctcaAAGATATCTTAACCGTCATcgatactgtgcagctgtattcattgacctagcaaaggctttcgactctgtcagtcaccacatcctcatcgtcagactcgatagccttggtttctcaaatgattgcctcgcctggttcaccaactacttctctgatagagttcagtgtgtcaaatcggagggcctgttttccgcgcctctggcagtctctatcggggtgtacagggttcaattcttggaccaactctcttctctgtgtacatcaatgatgtcgctcttgctgctggtgagtctctaatccacctctacgcagacgacaccatactatacttctggcccttctttggacactgtgttaacaaccctccagacgagcttcaatgccatacaactctccttacatggcctccaattgcccttaaatacaagtaaaactaaatgcatgctcttcaaccgatcgctgactgcacctgcccgcccgtccagcatcactactctggacggttctgactaatatagaatatgtggacaactacaaatacctaggtgtctggttagactgtaaactctccttccagactcacatcaaacatctccaatccaaagttaagcctagaattggcttcctattttgcaacaaagcatccttcactcatgctgccaaacatacccttgtaaaactgaccatcctaccgaacctcgacttcggagatgtcatttacaaaatagcctccaataccctactcagtAAATtcgatgcagtctatcacagtgccatccgttttgtcaccaaagccccatatactacccaccactgcgacctgtacactcttgttggctggccctcgcttcatactcatagccaaacccactggctccaggtcatctagaagaccctgctaggtaaagtcccctctTATCTCAgttcgctggtcaccatagcatcacccacctgtagcacgcgctccagcaggttgtctctctggtcacccccaaaaccaattcttcctttggctgcctctccttccagttctctgctgccaatgactggaacgaactacagaaatctctgaaactggaaatacttttctccctcactagctttaagcaccagcttgctcacagatcactgcacctgtacatagcccatctgtaatttagcccaaacaactacctctccccctactgtatttatttatttattttgctcctttgcaccccattatttctatctctaccttgcacattcttccactgcaaactatcattccagtgtttcacttgttatattgtatttactttgccaccatggcctttttttgcctttacctcccttatctcacctcacttgctgacattgtatatagacttctttttctactgtattattgactgtatgtttgttttactccatgtgtaactctgtgttcttgtatgtgtcgaactgctttgctttatcttggccaggtcgcaattgtaaatgagaacttgttctcaacttgcttacctggttaaataaaggtgaaataaaaataaatcaataaatgactctgtaactgttttttaagtcaccatttgcctcatggtgaaatccctaagcaatttccttcctctctgacaactgagttaggaaggatgatGTTTTTGTTGTAGTGACTAGGTGTAATGATTGATACACCATAATAACTtccccatgctcaaagggatattcagtgccTGCTTTTTTTTAACCCATTTACCAATAGGTGTCATTCTTTGCcaggcattggaaaacatccttggtctttgtggttgaatatgtgtttgtaattcactgcttgactgagagTCCTTACACATAATTGTATgcgtgaggtacagagatgaggtagtcattcaaaaatccttTTAAAAATTTTTTTAAACTCTATCATTGTACACAGAGTCAATGCaacatattatgtgacttgttaagcatatttttactcctgaacttatttactGTAGGCTTGCCATTAAAAAGGGAtcgaatacttattgactcaagacatttcagcttgacATTTTTTATTAATATGTAAACATTTCaggaaaacataattccactttagcattacagggtattgtgtgtaaaaaaatctcaattttatcaattttaaattcaggctgtaacacaacaaaatgtggaaaaagtcaaggggtgtgaacactttccgaaggcactgtattattattattattattgtctcATTCACTGCTCTTTTTGACCTTTGATTTTTTTGACCTTGAGAATTTCACTGTACCCTGCGATTACATCTGGGACCCTGTGCATGTGATTTATGAAAACATCAAATCTAGTGGGTTCTTCCTTCTATTTTGACAATAATGTTAAAGACTTAAAGAAAGGCTGTGGCAG
Proteins encoded in this window:
- the LOC135556379 gene encoding polymeric immunoglobulin receptor-like isoform X2 translates to MVPLYLLILVFVHGPPGCNSLWTVTKSSAKSGGAITIPCHYHRMFRDHVKYWCKGRTWALCTVMASTDPRRSRGGMSITDIPEELVFTVTMKNLKETDTNRYWCALKVGAIGKPDVKVSVDLTVTQGSPDLSVVDELVSVEEGGSVSVQCLYSDTLRGKEKKWCRSGDRHSCQTQTDTSQNASVVIIDGKRGVFNVTMKELEKKDAGWYWCSVGDLQAAVHINVTQRSTAHRNTAAVTTPTLPMLHSAFWTFTDSTATSASKTNPSATVDSALTTSSYGSATPYPSVSVPYITIHSSTLTSSLTTAQPTCCPSTEFTSSNKKIRNLPWHATILIVLAMVLLVIVVMAAVNIYRSSRNNIRLVEGEMTELVINQDQ
- the LOC135556379 gene encoding CMRF35-like molecule 5 isoform X1; the protein is MVPLYLLILVFVHGPPGCNSLWTVTKSSAKSGGAITIPCHYHRMFRDHVKYWCKGRTWALCTVMASTDPRRSRGGMSITDIPEELVFTVTMKNLKETDTNRYWCALKVGAIGKPDVKVSVDLTVTQGSPDLSVVDELVSVEEGGSVSVQCLYSDTLRGKEKKWCRSGDRHSCQTQTDTSQNASVVIIDGKRGVFNVTMKELEKKDAGWYWCSVGDLQAAVHINVTQRSTAHRNTAEAVTTPTLPMLHSAFWTFTDSTATSASKTNPSATVDSALTTSSYGSATPYPSVSVPYITIHSSTLTSSLTTAQPTCCPSTEFTSSNKKIRNLPWHATILIVLAMVLLVIVVMAAVNIYRSSRNNIRLVEGEMTELVINQDQ